Proteins found in one Nitrosopumilus maritimus SCM1 genomic segment:
- a CDS encoding threonine synthase — MQGDAYLKCIDPQCGMEYPIESTNVQCEKGHLLDVKYKHTPSENLKEVFYNRRNSQGNIFNESGVWRFRELLNFCQIDTENIEECSKYLVSLDGAEGRLSKPYHMAKASELVGISNDNLWLQPEGYNPSGSFKDNGMATAVTHAKMVGAKKIVCASTGNTSASAGMFAANEGINCDVYIPAGQIAPGKLSQAYQFGAQILEIDGNFDDALKQSLDDAQNHDGYTVNSVNPFRIEGQKTIPFRALEYLNWEVPDWIVYPGGALGNTSSCGKALMELYEWGWIKKIPRIAVINSEGASTLSDLYNGKFEGEELRWNKGNPNTELITRYYDDLDSKGIRPKTKATAIQIGRPANILKGLRALEFTNGVATTVSDSEMLDGMSVVGLNGFDCEMASGASVVGVKKLTSEGIIQKDDTVVGILTGRQKDAMLPVDYHNNPQNKFAKPPKN; from the coding sequence ATGCAGGGAGACGCATATCTCAAGTGTATTGATCCACAATGCGGTATGGAATACCCTATTGAGAGCACAAATGTTCAATGTGAAAAAGGACATCTGCTTGATGTAAAATACAAACATACTCCCTCAGAAAATCTTAAAGAAGTTTTTTACAATAGAAGAAACTCGCAAGGGAACATATTCAATGAAAGTGGAGTTTGGAGATTCAGAGAATTACTAAACTTTTGTCAAATAGATACTGAAAACATTGAAGAGTGTTCAAAATATTTGGTTTCACTTGATGGTGCAGAAGGAAGACTCTCAAAGCCTTACCATATGGCAAAGGCTTCAGAACTTGTAGGAATTTCAAATGATAATTTATGGTTACAGCCTGAAGGATACAATCCAAGTGGTTCTTTCAAAGATAATGGCATGGCAACTGCAGTAACTCATGCAAAAATGGTAGGTGCAAAAAAGATTGTTTGTGCATCTACTGGAAACACTTCAGCATCTGCAGGTATGTTTGCAGCAAATGAAGGGATAAATTGTGATGTATACATTCCCGCAGGACAAATTGCTCCAGGAAAATTAAGCCAAGCGTATCAGTTTGGAGCTCAGATTTTAGAAATTGATGGAAATTTTGATGATGCTCTAAAACAATCATTAGATGATGCACAGAATCATGATGGGTATACTGTAAATTCTGTTAATCCATTTAGAATTGAAGGACAAAAAACCATACCATTTAGAGCATTAGAATATTTGAATTGGGAAGTTCCAGATTGGATTGTTTATCCAGGTGGTGCATTAGGGAACACATCTAGTTGTGGAAAAGCATTGATGGAACTATATGAATGGGGATGGATTAAAAAAATTCCAAGAATTGCAGTGATAAACTCTGAAGGTGCAAGTACATTATCTGATTTGTATAATGGTAAATTTGAAGGAGAGGAATTAAGATGGAATAAAGGAAACCCCAATACTGAATTAATTACAAGATATTATGATGATTTAGACTCAAAAGGAATTAGACCAAAAACCAAAGCTACTGCAATTCAAATTGGTAGACCTGCAAATATTTTGAAAGGATTACGCGCACTTGAATTTACAAACGGTGTTGCAACAACTGTTTCAGATTCTGAAATGCTTGATGGAATGTCAGTAGTAGGACTAAACGGTTTTGATTGTGAGATGGCATCAGGTGCATCAGTGGTTGGAGTTAAGAAATTGACGAGTGAGGGAATAATACAAAAAGACGACACAGTGGTTGGAATTCTTACAGGCAGACAAAAAGATGCAATGCTTCCAGTAGATTATCACAATAATCCCCAAAACAAGTTTGCAAAACCTCCAAAAAATTAG
- a CDS encoding resolvase encodes MRSRTVTISKLSKKTKTNNQKAAKTRRQRGYQWEDTLVKRFNATPNWKAFRLGSPSIALPDVLAVNTEDSAIFTIEAKSGTSTSLPVPYDQIERCLEWAKTFDIYKKRKVLLAFKFLSKKRLGIGKYESRELREFYKIWDEKLDITDCVCTYDGKIYAKVDGMRKEINLKECKMPFKTKQRK; translated from the coding sequence ATGCGTTCAAGAACAGTAACAATATCAAAGTTATCTAAAAAAACTAAAACAAATAATCAAAAAGCTGCAAAAACCCGCAGACAGCGTGGGTATCAATGGGAAGATACATTGGTTAAACGATTCAACGCTACTCCAAACTGGAAGGCATTTCGATTAGGTTCTCCCAGCATTGCACTGCCTGATGTATTGGCAGTAAACACTGAAGACAGTGCCATTTTCACTATTGAGGCAAAGTCTGGAACAAGCACTTCACTCCCAGTACCATATGATCAAATTGAAAGGTGTTTAGAGTGGGCAAAGACGTTTGATATTTACAAAAAAAGAAAGGTGTTATTGGCATTCAAATTTCTATCAAAGAAAAGATTGGGAATAGGAAAATACGAAAGCCGAGAATTAAGAGAGTTTTACAAGATTTGGGATGAAAAATTAGACATTACTGATTGTGTCTGCACATATGATGGAAAAATATATGCAAAAGTAGATGGGATGCGAAAAGAGATCAATCTAAAAGAATGTAAAATGCCATTTAAAACAAAACAACGCAAATAG
- a CDS encoding thiolase family protein: MNKVGIAAYGITPFTKDDKKIESALFESTKNLIENNPKIKKNDIDAVLVSTNNNSKYLAPILSEAIGIQPKTAHSIENLCNSGTNSIVSAYSYIAAGLADMVLVSGAERYDSPGQILEWDNSRGEFKHPIFWASIFTSSYKRKFSVTDEQLAIVSVKNHSQAQNNPNALSKKTYSVQDVIDSKKITDDLRLLDCSRSCTGSASIILASENMMKKITDQPIWITGVGQKTISAGFTKNESFNSMESTKHATQTALNMAKRKIKDIDVAEVHDAFSVCEPMALEAIGMANPGKGTTIVKELYETKNLKINPRGGLIGCGHPLGATGIAQTIEIMQQLQNNAEKRQVENANVGLVHNMSAAATSSTILVLEK, encoded by the coding sequence ATGAACAAAGTAGGTATTGCAGCATATGGAATTACACCATTTACCAAAGATGATAAAAAAATAGAATCTGCACTTTTTGAATCAACAAAAAATTTGATTGAAAATAATCCCAAAATCAAAAAAAATGATATTGATGCAGTTTTGGTTTCAACTAACAACAACTCAAAATATCTTGCACCTATATTGTCAGAGGCCATAGGAATTCAACCAAAAACGGCACATTCTATAGAAAATCTGTGTAATTCAGGCACAAATTCGATTGTTTCAGCCTATTCGTACATAGCAGCAGGTCTGGCAGATATGGTGCTAGTAAGTGGTGCTGAAAGATATGATAGTCCAGGCCAAATTTTAGAATGGGACAATTCACGTGGAGAGTTTAAACATCCAATATTTTGGGCATCAATTTTTACGAGTTCATACAAACGAAAATTCTCAGTTACTGATGAACAGTTAGCAATAGTTTCAGTAAAGAATCACAGTCAAGCTCAAAACAATCCAAATGCTCTCTCTAAAAAAACATATTCAGTTCAAGATGTAATAGATTCTAAAAAAATTACTGATGATCTTAGATTACTTGATTGTTCGAGATCATGTACGGGAAGTGCATCAATTATTTTAGCATCAGAAAACATGATGAAAAAAATTACTGATCAACCAATATGGATTACCGGAGTAGGTCAAAAAACAATTTCAGCAGGATTTACAAAAAATGAATCATTCAATTCAATGGAATCTACAAAACATGCAACACAAACAGCACTAAACATGGCAAAGAGAAAAATTAAAGACATTGATGTGGCAGAAGTTCATGATGCATTTTCAGTATGTGAACCAATGGCATTAGAAGCAATTGGTATGGCAAATCCTGGAAAAGGTACAACCATTGTAAAAGAACTTTATGAAACAAAAAACCTCAAGATTAATCCAAGAGGAGGACTGATTGGTTGTGGACATCCTTTAGGTGCAACAGGTATTGCACAAACTATCGAGATTATGCAACAACTGCAAAATAATGCAGAAAAAAGACAAGTTGAAAATGCAAATGTTGGTCTAGTTCACAACATGTCTGCAGCAGCAACATCTTCAACTATTTTGGTGTTAGAAAAGTGA
- a CDS encoding LLM class flavin-dependent oxidoreductase, which yields MRIACSLGSMLSVNEVLNCAEIISKTTADAIWMPETWGMENFSMLSAVSSKTSTQKIGSSIINIYSRSPAAIAMGAVTVDTISKGRVILGLGTSSLPIVETFHGYNFEKPLQRMKEYVEIIKMITSGKPINYSGKIFNLKNFTLLIKPQRESIPIYIAAVNEKMVNLTWDLGDGVIFYLRPKNEMKETIQKMQSKRKIDVTCQIITCVSNNAEEAIERAKKTLAFYVSVGKIYREFLAKNGFEKETSNIFEEFKKSGFSSNHELVPDSMLKELTISGTPEECKKQLDVFRQTGIDLPIIQFNPVGDTMESFRLLQKTFLDE from the coding sequence ATGCGTATTGCATGTAGTCTAGGCTCAATGTTATCCGTAAATGAGGTTCTAAATTGTGCCGAAATTATATCTAAAACCACTGCAGACGCAATCTGGATGCCTGAAACATGGGGTATGGAGAATTTTTCAATGTTAAGCGCAGTATCAAGCAAAACTTCTACTCAAAAAATAGGCTCATCAATCATCAACATCTATTCTCGTAGTCCTGCAGCAATTGCAATGGGGGCAGTCACAGTAGATACAATATCTAAAGGAAGGGTAATTCTAGGTCTCGGAACTAGTAGTTTGCCAATCGTAGAGACTTTTCACGGATATAATTTTGAAAAGCCTTTGCAAAGAATGAAAGAATATGTTGAGATAATCAAGATGATAACATCTGGAAAACCAATAAACTATTCAGGAAAAATTTTCAATTTGAAAAATTTTACATTATTGATCAAACCACAAAGAGAATCAATTCCAATATACATTGCAGCAGTTAATGAAAAAATGGTAAATTTAACATGGGATCTTGGAGATGGTGTGATTTTTTATCTTAGACCTAAAAATGAAATGAAAGAAACGATTCAAAAAATGCAATCAAAAAGAAAGATAGACGTCACATGTCAAATAATTACATGCGTATCAAATAACGCAGAAGAAGCAATAGAACGTGCAAAAAAGACATTAGCATTCTACGTTTCCGTTGGTAAAATCTATAGAGAATTTTTGGCAAAAAATGGATTTGAAAAAGAAACATCAAACATATTTGAAGAATTTAAAAAATCAGGATTTTCATCAAATCATGAACTAGTCCCAGATTCAATGTTAAAAGAACTTACAATATCAGGAACTCCTGAAGAATGTAAAAAACAACTTGATGTTTTCAGACAAACAGGAATTGATTTGCCAATAATACAATTCAATCCAGTAGGTGACACAATGGAATCGTTTAGATTATTACAAAAAACATTTTTGGATGAATGA
- a CDS encoding nucleotidyltransferase family protein: MKAIILAGGRGKRLKPVTDYVPKPLVPIKNIPIIEWQIRYLKKFGIKEVIICTGYKTEMIENHLNMKDIGIKIKFSIEKTPLGTGGAIKKAGKMINEKSFFVLNGDTITNIDLKKLQKKKNAIAAIELRTKYGILETDDDKILNFREKKEISDTWMNAGIYHLEKTVLKELPDKGDIEKTVFPKYAKKGTLNTVKFKNTKWYSVDSFKDMEECALEIEKIIK; encoded by the coding sequence TTGAAAGCAATTATTTTAGCTGGAGGTCGTGGAAAGCGACTAAAACCTGTAACAGATTATGTCCCAAAACCACTTGTTCCAATAAAGAATATTCCAATAATAGAATGGCAAATCAGGTATCTCAAAAAATTTGGAATTAAAGAAGTCATTATTTGCACAGGTTACAAAACAGAGATGATTGAGAATCACTTGAACATGAAAGATATTGGAATCAAAATAAAATTCTCTATTGAAAAGACACCACTAGGTACTGGTGGAGCCATAAAAAAAGCAGGAAAGATGATCAATGAAAAATCATTTTTTGTGTTAAATGGAGATACAATTACAAACATTGATTTAAAAAAATTACAAAAAAAGAAAAATGCAATTGCAGCAATTGAATTAAGAACAAAATATGGCATATTGGAAACTGATGATGATAAGATCCTAAATTTTAGAGAGAAAAAAGAAATTTCAGACACATGGATGAATGCAGGAATTTATCATCTAGAAAAAACAGTTCTAAAAGAACTCCCTGATAAAGGAGACATTGAAAAAACAGTTTTCCCAAAATATGCAAAAAAAGGTACTCTGAACACTGTTAAATTCAAAAATACAAAATGGTATTCTGTAGATTCATTCAAAGATATGGAAGAATGCGCATTAGAAATAGAGAAAATAATAAAATAG
- a CDS encoding 5-(carboxyamino)imidazole ribonucleotide synthase produces MTKILGIIGGGQLGMMIAEAAKKMPENVSKIIVLDPTENCPAAQVGAEQIVADFKDKNAIIELSEKSDIITYEIESGDSEVLKSVEKNAEINPSPETLHTIQDKFLQKTFLKEHGIPVPEFIEISNIDDVKEGLKKFGYPALLKARRDAYDGRGNFKVDSEDMVQTAYDYFKDQKLMLEKFVPFKMEVSVIAARNTKGEIKTFPLVENIHEENILRETIAPARVSEEITKNAEKIASQTMDVLKGAGVFGIEMFVTRDDQIVINEIAPRVHNSGHHTLESSETSQFEQHLRAILGLDLGSTKLLRPTIMYNILGTKTFEGEYKPLEIPEENLFLKMYGKKISKPMRKLGHFNLISTNNESVEDLLKKLESIKPRAAVQSI; encoded by the coding sequence ATGACCAAAATTTTAGGGATCATAGGCGGAGGACAGCTTGGCATGATGATAGCAGAGGCTGCCAAAAAGATGCCTGAAAATGTTTCAAAAATCATAGTATTGGATCCTACAGAGAATTGTCCTGCAGCTCAAGTAGGTGCAGAACAAATTGTTGCAGATTTCAAAGACAAAAATGCCATAATTGAACTCTCAGAAAAATCAGACATTATTACATATGAAATTGAATCAGGAGATAGCGAAGTCTTAAAATCCGTTGAAAAAAATGCAGAGATTAACCCTTCTCCTGAAACATTACATACAATTCAAGACAAATTCTTACAAAAAACATTTCTTAAAGAACACGGTATCCCTGTTCCAGAGTTTATAGAAATTTCAAACATTGATGATGTTAAAGAGGGATTGAAAAAATTTGGATATCCTGCATTGCTCAAAGCAAGACGTGATGCATATGATGGACGAGGAAACTTTAAGGTAGACTCTGAAGACATGGTCCAAACAGCATATGATTATTTCAAAGATCAAAAATTGATGTTAGAAAAATTTGTGCCATTCAAAATGGAAGTATCTGTAATTGCAGCTAGAAACACTAAAGGCGAAATCAAAACATTTCCTCTTGTAGAAAATATTCATGAAGAAAATATTTTGCGCGAAACAATTGCTCCTGCAAGAGTTTCTGAAGAAATAACAAAGAATGCCGAAAAAATTGCCAGTCAAACTATGGACGTACTAAAAGGTGCAGGAGTGTTTGGAATTGAAATGTTTGTAACTCGAGATGATCAGATTGTAATTAACGAAATTGCTCCTAGAGTTCACAATTCAGGACACCATACTTTGGAATCTAGTGAAACATCACAGTTTGAACAACATTTGCGTGCAATTTTAGGATTAGATCTTGGAAGTACCAAACTTTTACGTCCTACCATAATGTACAATATACTTGGAACAAAAACCTTTGAGGGAGAATACAAGCCATTAGAAATCCCCGAAGAAAATCTATTTCTCAAAATGTATGGAAAGAAAATTTCTAAACCCATGAGAAAACTAGGTCATTTTAATCTGATATCTACAAACAATGAATCAGTTGAAGATCTATTGAAGAAATTGGAATCCATAAAACCTAGGGCAGCAGTTCAATCTATCTGA